One genomic window of Oscillatoria sp. FACHB-1406 includes the following:
- a CDS encoding putative PEP-binding protein, whose protein sequence is MESLYWLDRIQPSQANRVGEKALVLSQIWHTQSIVPGFVVSTARLRSFLERVGREEPLLADLADSALHIDVSDSEALRAIARRVRASILKTELPSEWLSEIGEAVRGWQTSSVIVRPSLVPPANRQQDFAGLLRSRVCSCESAALEFAIKWVWAERFRAASLFCWAKASASDSPSELALLIQPIRSARASGTVEIRGSEARVYSVWGLGHSAARGQVSPDCDIVSLKDIANGTEGSRRGIFTRQLGKKTLLYRLQQGTESPNAVEAENLQVELTSEVQQSSFCLSEAELNELLELTWNIAAKFPQLCYWEWTQFFEDERAAQPRLFAIVQGGLRCRIQTPIALQSAPWKANTFTASEPVAEEAAALLQGLPASPGRVSAVAESIANLSPSASIPPGRILVAKAIAPEWLPLLQEAAGIVAEQGGITSHAAIIARELGIPAIVGVRGATSTIKSGEQLSIDGTNGSIHRHEIADFADVAPQTESSVLQSRSDFPIATQLFLNLSQIRGLERAALLPIDGIGLLRSELAIVSMLDQQPLAWWLNGSRKNDFVKCLSEQILQFARAFFPRPVFYRSSDWRSRELSPDSGESTEGGNPILGRRGTLTYTLAPALFEAELAALARVQALGYANVRLILPFVRALEEVVFCRELIENIGLNQYPNFQLWIMAEVPSVSYMLPEYVKAGVQGISIGTNDLTQLLLGVDRERAELARLFDERHPAVLNTVRQLIEQSRSLGIPCSICGQAPVVYPEIIDLLVQWGISAISVEAGAVEKTYLAIARAEQRLMLEAARKGR, encoded by the coding sequence GTGGAATCTTTATATTGGCTCGATCGCATTCAACCGTCGCAAGCAAACCGGGTTGGGGAAAAAGCCTTAGTTTTGAGCCAAATCTGGCATACCCAATCGATAGTCCCCGGTTTCGTCGTTTCAACCGCAAGACTGCGCTCTTTTTTAGAACGAGTCGGTCGTGAGGAACCTTTACTCGCCGATTTAGCTGATTCGGCCCTGCATATTGATGTTAGCGATTCTGAAGCCCTACGCGCGATCGCGCGACGGGTACGCGCCAGCATCTTAAAAACCGAGTTGCCGTCGGAGTGGCTTTCTGAGATTGGGGAGGCGGTTCGGGGCTGGCAAACCTCGAGCGTAATCGTCCGTCCTTCGTTAGTTCCACCGGCTAACAGACAACAAGATTTTGCGGGGTTGTTGCGATCGCGCGTTTGTAGCTGCGAAAGCGCTGCGCTGGAATTTGCAATTAAATGGGTTTGGGCAGAACGGTTTCGGGCAGCGAGTTTATTTTGTTGGGCGAAAGCGTCTGCTAGTGACAGCCCGAGCGAGCTTGCTTTGTTAATTCAGCCAATTCGCTCTGCTCGCGCTTCCGGAACGGTGGAAATTAGAGGCTCGGAGGCTCGCGTCTACTCGGTTTGGGGACTGGGACACAGTGCAGCACGCGGTCAAGTTAGCCCCGATTGCGATATCGTCTCTTTAAAGGATATTGCTAACGGCACTGAGGGGAGTCGGCGCGGGATATTTACTCGACAGTTGGGCAAGAAAACGCTCCTGTATCGCCTTCAGCAAGGAACGGAGTCTCCTAACGCGGTTGAGGCGGAAAATTTGCAGGTCGAGTTGACGAGCGAAGTGCAACAAAGCTCTTTCTGTTTGAGTGAAGCCGAACTCAATGAGTTGTTGGAATTGACGTGGAATATCGCCGCTAAATTCCCGCAACTCTGTTATTGGGAATGGACGCAATTTTTCGAGGACGAACGGGCGGCGCAACCGCGATTGTTTGCCATCGTTCAGGGAGGTCTGAGGTGTCGCATCCAAACCCCCATCGCTCTCCAGTCTGCGCCCTGGAAAGCGAATACTTTTACTGCCTCCGAACCGGTAGCAGAAGAGGCAGCCGCCCTTTTGCAAGGATTGCCGGCTTCTCCGGGGCGAGTTAGCGCCGTGGCTGAATCGATCGCTAACTTGTCTCCCTCGGCTTCGATACCGCCGGGACGAATTTTGGTGGCCAAAGCGATCGCGCCGGAATGGTTGCCTTTGCTGCAAGAGGCTGCCGGGATTGTTGCCGAACAAGGCGGGATTACCAGTCATGCAGCGATTATTGCCCGGGAATTGGGCATTCCCGCGATCGTCGGCGTTCGCGGTGCGACTTCCACGATTAAGAGTGGAGAACAACTATCGATCGACGGTACGAATGGCAGCATTCATCGGCACGAGATCGCTGATTTTGCCGACGTTGCCCCGCAGACTGAAAGCTCGGTTTTGCAGTCCCGATCTGACTTTCCCATCGCGACGCAACTGTTTCTCAACCTCAGTCAGATTCGAGGTTTGGAGCGCGCGGCACTCTTACCCATCGACGGGATCGGACTGTTGCGATCGGAGTTAGCGATTGTCTCCATGCTCGACCAACAACCGCTGGCTTGGTGGCTTAACGGATCGCGGAAAAATGATTTTGTCAAGTGCTTAAGCGAACAAATTCTCCAGTTTGCGCGAGCATTTTTTCCCCGCCCAGTTTTTTACCGTTCTAGCGATTGGCGATCGCGCGAACTCTCCCCCGATTCGGGCGAAAGTACCGAAGGAGGCAACCCGATTTTGGGACGGCGCGGCACTTTAACTTATACTCTCGCGCCCGCACTCTTTGAAGCAGAACTTGCGGCCCTCGCCAGGGTGCAAGCGTTGGGGTATGCAAACGTCAGATTGATTTTACCGTTTGTGCGCGCTCTCGAAGAAGTTGTATTTTGTCGCGAGCTTATCGAGAACATCGGACTCAACCAATACCCTAACTTTCAACTCTGGATTATGGCAGAAGTCCCCTCCGTCTCCTATATGCTGCCCGAATACGTTAAAGCAGGCGTTCAAGGCATCTCTATCGGGACTAACGATCTCACCCAGCTTTTATTAGGAGTCGATCGCGAACGCGCCGAACTCGCGCGGTTATTTGACGAACGTCACCCCGCCGTTTTAAATACCGTTCGACAGCTAATCGAACAGTCGCGTTCCCTGGGGATTCCCTGTTCGATTTGCGGGCAAGCACCCGTCGTCTACCCCGAAATTATCGATTTATTAGTGCAATGGGGCATTAGCGCTATTTCTGTCGAAGCTGGTGCCGTTGAAAAGACGTATTTAGCGATCGCGCGTGCCGAACAGCGCCTCATGCTGGAGGCAGCACGAAA